The sequence below is a genomic window from Pseudomonas cremoricolorata.
GCCCATTATGACCCCTGTGTGACAGGGAAGGACAACCCTGCGACTTGCGGCCGCAGGCATTCTCCTCGTAGGAAATGTTCACGTCGAGACACATTTGGACACTTTCCCCCACGCTCACTAAGGGGTAGGCTGCGCGTTCATTTCGCCACCACCCCTACACCATGCTTCAACAATTCCTGCACGATTTTGGCTACTTTGCCCTTTTTCTCGGCACGTTTTTTGAAGGTGAGACCATTCTGGTACTCGCGGGCTTTCTTGCGTTCCGCGGTTACATGGACATCAGTCTGGTAGTGGTGGTCGCGTTCTTCGGCAGCTACGCCGGGGACCAGCTCTGGTACTTCATGGGCCGCCGCCATGGCCGCGCGATTCTGGCGCGCAAGCCGCGCTGGCAGGCCATGGGCGACAAGGCGCTGGACCATATCCGCCGGCATCCCGATATCTGGGTGCTGAGCTTCCGCTTCGTCTACGGCCTGCGCACGGTGATGCCGGTGGCGATTGGTCTTTCCGGTTACCCGCCGCGCCGCTACCTGATCCTCAACGGCATCGGCGCTGCGGTGTGGGCCCTGGCCCTGGGCGCTGCCGCCTACCACTTCGGCGCCATCCTCGAAGGCCTGCTGGGCAATGTGAAGCGCTACGAGCTGTGGGTGCTGGGCACCTTGCTGGTGATCGGCATCCTGCTGTGGGTCCGCCGCTACCTGCGCAACCGCCGTGCCGAGCGCGCCGAACGCGCCGCGGCACTGGCCCACGCCGAAGACACCCGGCCCAAGCGCCCCGAACCTGAAGCCGAGCGCGAACATCCCTGAGCCGAGGCCGACTGAACACGCTTCACGGTTTGTGTTCCAACTGAGTACAGTCAGCGCCTCGACTCTGGAGTAACCCTATGACAAAAAAAGTTGCAGTGATTCTGTCCGGCTGCGGTGTCTATGACGGCGCAGAAATCCACGAAAGCGTCATCACCCTGCTGCGCCTGGATCAACGTGGTGCCCAGGTACAGTGCTTCGCGCCGAATGTCGAGCAAATGCATGTCATCAATCACCTGACCGGTGAACAGACTCAGGAAAAACGCAACGTCCTGGTCGAGTCGGCACGCATCGCGCGGGGTCAGGTCAAGGATGTACAGGAGGCCAAAGTCGAAGACTTCGACGCGCTGATCGTGCCAGGCGGCTTTGGAGCTGCGAAGAACCTTTCTGACTTTGCCGGCAAAGGTGCCGATTGCACCGTGCAAGCCGATGTATTGCGTCTGGCCGAAGGCTTCGCCGCGGCCAATAAGCCGGTCGGGCTGATCTGCATTTCGCCGGCCCTGGCGGCGAAAATCTACGGTCCCGGTGTGGTCTGCACCATCGGCAACGACGCCGACACCAGCGATGCAATGACCAAGATGGGCGCTACTCACGAAGAGTGCGATGTCCACGACATCGTCGAAGACACCCAGCGCCGACTGGTCAGCACCCCGGCCTACATGCTGGCAGAAAACATCAGCGATGCCGCCGGCGGTATCTACAAGCTGGTCGACCGCATCCTCGAACTGACCCACGAAGACGATCAATGACCCCGCCGGGGCCTGCCTTGCAGGCCCCTGACTGCCTCAGGCCTTGGTCAAGCGCGTGAGAATTCGATCCAGCGCATTGGCGAACGCCTGTTTTTCCCGCTCGCCATAGGGCGCCTGCCCTCCCCCGACCTGGCCCTGCTCACGCAGCTCGGTGAACAGGTTACGCACCGCCAGACGATCACCCATGTTGCGCTCATCGAACTCCTTGCCCCGCGGATCGAGCGCAGCGACACCCTTCTTCACCAGGCGGTCGGCCAGCGGCACATCGCTGCAGATCACCAGTTCACCCGGCAGAGCGTGCTCGACCAGGTAGTCGTCGGCAGCATCCGGCCCACTGGGCACCACGATCAGCTGCACCACGGCGAACGCCGGCTTGGCCACCGCCTGCCCGGCGACCATGATCACCGCCAGTTTGCGCTTGAGGGCGAACTTGACTACCAAGTCGCGGGCAGGGCGTGGGCAGGCGTCGGCGTCTATCCAGATACGCATGGGGCGGTTCTTCTTCAGCGGGAGCGGGCAGGCATTATGGCCGGCTGGCGCAGGCGTCACAAATCAGCGTGGGGGGCCAGCGGGGCGGTGTTCCAGCCGGTCCAGCGCGTGGAGGATCAACGTGGCGGCGATCACCGCCGAGTCCAGTACGGCATCGAGCGGTTCACCAGGCTGCGTGCGCTGGTAAGCCTCGGTGGTCTGGTAGATATCCTTGAGCAGCGTGTCGGCACAGACCAGCGCTTCGCGGGCGCTGAGGTGCGTGGGCAGAGAAATGGAGGATGCTGGCGAAAGTGGCGGGTCGGGGACGAGCTTTTTCATGGCGAGGTTCCTACGATTGGTCAGCACTGCCTCCTCCTCGTCTCACGGAATGGGTGGCAGTCGTGTGCGGGGTGAGACCCGGGGCGTAGGCAACCCGGCCAGGCGTAAGCCTGCCCGCACACAACCGCCATAAAGCGGTGCCTGTACACCTCGGGGTCTCACGCCCGGTCGTCTTGCACGACGACTGACGGAAAATATTCCCAAGGAGGCCGACTGAACAGTCAGCGGTGTTCGATAAGCGCCGTAGGATAATTCGACCGCACAGAACATCTGAAGCATTTGGTTTCAGGTTCGGAAAGGTCCTACAGGGCGGCTCATTTCGATGAGAACGCGAGTGGCCGACGCTCCATCCCTACCGCCACCCCCCACCCAATGCCAAAAACACCCCCACCTGCCCCATCGCCACCTGACTGTTCGCCGCCGCCAGTTGCGCGCGCATGTCGGTGTAGGTGCGGGTCGCTTGCAGGTCGGCGAGGAACGACTCTCTGCCCGCCTGGTAGAACCGATGAGTCTGGTCGGCGGCGTCCTTGGCTGAGCGTTCGGCGTCGACCAGCGCGTCGCGGCGTTCCAGCAGCGCGCTGTACTGGGCCAGACGGGTCTGGGTTTCGCGCACGGCGTTGAGCACCACGCCGTCGAAATGCGCCAGTGCGGCCTGGGTCGAGGCTTCGGCCTCGCGGATGCGGGCGCGGGTGCCATTGGTGGGGATGTTCCAGCTGATCTGTGGGCCGAAGCCCCAGCGGTTGGTAGCCGGTTTGCCGAGGTTGTCGACGATGCCGATGGTGCCGATCTGCGCGCCGATGCTGATATCCGGGTACAGCGCGCCGATGGCCACGCCGATGTTGGCGGTGGCGGCGGCCAGTTGCCGTTCGGCCTGGCGCACGTCCGGGCGGCGTTTGAGCAGGGCTGCGCCATCACCGACCGGAATCAATTGCGTCAGCTGCGGCAGCTCGGCGCAGTCAGCCACCCCCGAAGGAAGCTGATCGACAGGTTTGGCCAACAACGCAGCCAAGGTGTACAGGCCGGTCTCGCGCTCGGCCTTGAAGCGCGGCAGCTCGGCGCCTAGGGATTTGAACTGGGTCTGCGAGCGGGTCACTTGGGTTTCATCGCCACGGCCGGCATCGCGCAGGCGCTGGTTGAGCTGCACGCTTTGTTCCTGCAAGTCCAGCGACTCACGGGCGATGTGGTATTCCTCGTTGGCCGAGCACACCTGGGTGTAGGCCTTGACCACATCGGCCACCAGGGTGATGCGCGCGGTGTCGGCGGCGGCCTGTACCGCATCGGCATTGGCCTGGGCTGCCTCAGTACCGCGCTTGAGCGTGCCCCACAGGTCGAACTGGTAGGAGAC
It includes:
- a CDS encoding YaiI/YqxD family protein, producing the protein MRIWIDADACPRPARDLVVKFALKRKLAVIMVAGQAVAKPAFAVVQLIVVPSGPDAADDYLVEHALPGELVICSDVPLADRLVKKGVAALDPRGKEFDERNMGDRLAVRNLFTELREQGQVGGGQAPYGEREKQAFANALDRILTRLTKA
- a CDS encoding DedA family protein gives rise to the protein MLQQFLHDFGYFALFLGTFFEGETILVLAGFLAFRGYMDISLVVVVAFFGSYAGDQLWYFMGRRHGRAILARKPRWQAMGDKALDHIRRHPDIWVLSFRFVYGLRTVMPVAIGLSGYPPRRYLILNGIGAAVWALALGAAAYHFGAILEGLLGNVKRYELWVLGTLLVIGILLWVRRYLRNRRAERAERAAALAHAEDTRPKRPEPEAEREHP
- the elbB gene encoding isoprenoid biosynthesis glyoxalase ElbB, with the translated sequence MTKKVAVILSGCGVYDGAEIHESVITLLRLDQRGAQVQCFAPNVEQMHVINHLTGEQTQEKRNVLVESARIARGQVKDVQEAKVEDFDALIVPGGFGAAKNLSDFAGKGADCTVQADVLRLAEGFAAANKPVGLICISPALAAKIYGPGVVCTIGNDADTSDAMTKMGATHEECDVHDIVEDTQRRLVSTPAYMLAENISDAAGGIYKLVDRILELTHEDDQ
- a CDS encoding efflux transporter outer membrane subunit, translating into MKRALVLGLALAVAGCSTVGPDYHVPAEAAVQRSDLNGALRQDASSVVSAPVPQDWWRLYQDPRLDALVRQALAANTELRVAAANIAKARAQVEVAESQGGFQGGVKVGAQRLQESGEAFLKPDKVPVANVGEAIASVSYQFDLWGTLKRGTEAAQANADAVQAAADTARITLVADVVKAYTQVCSANEEYHIARESLDLQEQSVQLNQRLRDAGRGDETQVTRSQTQFKSLGAELPRFKAERETGLYTLAALLAKPVDQLPSGVADCAELPQLTQLIPVGDGAALLKRRPDVRQAERQLAAATANIGVAIGALYPDISIGAQIGTIGIVDNLGKPATNRWGFGPQISWNIPTNGTRARIREAEASTQAALAHFDGVVLNAVRETQTRLAQYSALLERRDALVDAERSAKDAADQTHRFYQAGRESFLADLQATRTYTDMRAQLAAANSQVAMGQVGVFLALGGGWR